Within the Camelus dromedarius isolate mCamDro1 chromosome 9, mCamDro1.pat, whole genome shotgun sequence genome, the region ttGCTAAAGGACCCAGAGTGGTCATTAAATCATGCTAagtttttgtaggaaaaaaaggaagtctttgttaaattttaacaatttcaAGATTGAGTTATTTCATACTACAACTTTGACAGTGAGATATTTGAGAATGATGTTTTACTTGTGTTATTTGAAATGAATTACTCTTGAGTATTACTTCTTTACACAATGCTTTATCTGAATTATTATATCGTTACTTTACAGGAAATGACAATATTAAGTATGAGTGAAACTAAACATTTACAAtttgttaaatattatttatcttagaatatacttttaaaattgtaaaccAACCCATACTAGTTTCCATAAAACTGCCTTAAGTGTTTTTAGTATGTGGAGAGTACATCCAAACTCAATGACACATTTGATGTATATTgagtatatatttttggagttatTAACATAAATActattaaagctttttttttttttttttggttatactGTTTCTACACACAATGAATCAGGATAACAAGGGGTTGCCTTCCTATATCATTTTCTGAATTGgttatttacacattttaaaccACACGGACAACTCCGAAACTTTCCCACAATTTTCTTTTGCACAAATCTTGCCAATAGCTCTCCAGAGTTTATAAGTCTAGATGACAttacagaaattttctttctaagaatttttatatGTGCTTCATGTACTGTTAGAGTCCTGACACAGGAATTACATTATTGCCAGttgtatgtaaaatataagttaaaacattagtacatttatttataaagaacaaaatttgaTTGTATAATGAATGCGTAGAGTTAGCTCAAGTCCATTTTTTGTGACTCAGCTTCATCTTTCAAGCAGTTGTATGGATTGCTTTCAGTGGAGTGAACAGAATGAACTCATCCTGAATCAGTTTTAGGATTCAGTGTTAGTGTTCCAATAAACTTGGGGTAAAATAAAGACTCTATGTAAAGCAtctgatttgattttctttgtagTTTATAATGTTTATGTAAAGAAGTAAGCTGGGAAGATAATTCCTTCTTTACTACACCTGAAAGTTGACCCATAATGATTACTGAGATTAAACTTCAgtgttttttataaaaaatattacttaCTTTCACAGAAGTGAAGATGTACAATTGCACAATGGTGGTTACAATGGTAGAAATACATATTGCCAATAAAATGTTAgcaagagatttaaaaatgattGTACAGCACCGCATCAGAGAATTTTTTAACAGCAAAATGATTAATATTAGTTTCTCATATAAATAAgatccttaaatattttttagcaataaatagGGGGAAagtgcttttttcccctaatttctaCCAAAATTATTTCCTGATGTGGAGCAAAAGACAGTAAAAAAtgacagagttaaaaaaaaaaaaaagacattcatgcATTTAAGCCACCATTAGTCTCTGACTCTAATATAAGGCAGATCATTAATCTTTTGTAAAACTATGACTTTAGCCACTTAAGCTCTTTTTAGTGCTTTTCATGACAAGGACATGATAGAATTTGTAAATTTAGGAGTTAAGATTTATTTCCAACAGGCTAATTTAGACAGTCTCAGCTGTTTTTTTGAAACACCAACTTTATAATAAAATGCTTTGGAGAAATGATGAaagttttaataaagaaaaacagagaaagggtCCTATATAGTTTATCACAAATAACACTTTTTAgatcaatgaaaacaaattatatttgCTTATGTGTCATCCTCGGTCTTAATGATGTGGAAAAGGGTGACATTGAACAGGACCTGGTGGCCATTGTTCCAGGCATAAAGAGCTCTATCTCTTGCATTGTAGTCAAGCATGGATATATGAAAGTATTGGTTGTGAAAAGGAATGTCCGTGTACTCATATGTGGAGGTTTTGGTGGAATAGGAATAATACACCTTGGCTCCAGTTAAGTGGGAGTTGGTGACATACAATGTCCCACAGATCATGAAAGATTCCCCTGCACTTCTCTTGGGATAGCCAGTGCTCCAGCTCTTCATCACCTCCAAGGTATCTTGGTTAAGCTGGCTGATGACAATATTGCCTGCATTCTGGTTAGTTGCATACACAGCCCACAACCCAATTTCGTCAGCCATTAGGTCGATATCAGAGAATCCACCCCATGTGTAAGGGTAAACGTTGTGAAAACCAGCATACTCCAGGCTTCGTTGGGCAAGCACTCTCCCCATATCAAAGCTGTATTTGATGATGATGTTACTCTGATACTTGTTAAAATAGAGTGAGCCATTGTAGACAACATGGTTAGTTCCTGCCCATTTGAAAGGGAGATTGTATGTCCTTGATTCAGCCCCACTGACAAAGTCTGCAATTGATTTGTACTCACGGACAATTTTATTGTTAGTATAACTGTCCATATACCAGacctggaaagaagaaaaaaacatagagTGACTAAATTCTGTACTTTTTTGAGAATTccaaaataaagacatataatCAGCACATACTAATGTCATTCTCAGTCTCTGGAAGCCACATCCTCTTACTGCTTACCTGCTGCAACGTGGTAGTACCGCAGGCTTTGGCAGAAATAGTGGCATGGTTGATGTGGAAAGGAAACAACTAAGATTACTGCTTTGAAGTTgatttgtttgttgtcttttattttttgttgttttttatttttgaccaTTCAGTGCATATCACTGAGTGAACCAAACACGTATCAGTGCAAATCACATCACTTTGTTCATTTACCTGATAGGTCAGTTTGATCAGTGATAACTGCAAAAAACATCAGCCTTAAAAAATTTGATTATTCCATCTCTTGCTCTGAAAAATATATGGTCTAATTTTACACATTCagcttatttttcctttatggatACCACAGAATCTTCTAGTAATACTTGTTCATTGGGTCATCTTATAGGTACAACCACCTTTAATGAAATGATTTTACTGATTTAGTTACTAATGTTGCTTGGATGTAACCCTTGAGAATCCTAATGTATATTGAGTTCTGTAATAGAACATAAATAGAGCTATGGTAAGTTTCTAGTATATTGTTTACATAATACAGGCATTGCCAAATAACCCCCAAAAGTTTCAGtgctattttctttaaaattacctATAGATTCTTGGGATATTTTAGCTTGTTTAGTGAATTGGTGAGCTCTTGAGTTCTTTActtatttagtgttttttttttcacactaagGAGGAAGTTTTAGGAATATACAAAGAATTTTATATACTTGTAATTAGCCCTTTTCAAGCATAAAACATGCTGAACCCAATAAAAATTAGACTCACTATACTGATGAATTATAGGGGAGAACATTTTACTGAAATAAGTTTGTCATATATTGGTAGATACGTTAATATTATTAAACTGAAAGTGTTTGTAAATGATGTAATACTTTTCAAGTTGAAACTAATATCCctggaaaaaaagaatagtagacgcaaagtataaataaaacatCATTCTAAGCAAAGGCATTTGAGCAAGCAACATACTCTGTTgtttttttcagatgctaaagGATCTGTCATCCAAGCACCAAATCGGGTTCCAGATGTCTTGACTGTAATTGGGCCTGTGATTTTCATCAATTTTCCACATGCTGAAATTAGAGAAACATAAACATGTTGGGTGAACACGGCCAATGATTCCAACACACATACTTATACCAAGAGCAAAGAAAGGGATCCTAAAACAAAGCAACTAGAATTAATGTCACATATTCTGAATAAATGGTCATTCATGTTGGATGCTGTGCATTTAACTATAATTTGAACCATAAGTATTTGCTGTTTCAGTGCTCTAAATCTGAAGTGTagaatttaaaaacaggaaattatTTGTAcaatctggaaagaaagaaatgaggaaagttATTATCATTATACCAATTCAGCAGCTACTTCTTCTAAGGGAAGaagttagaaaaattaaattgtcCATGGGCCTGTTTACCTGATCATCAGCTCCCACTCACCTGAACCTCCCTCCTCATGCTTTTAAACTTTGGACAACTTATGCAGGACAGAAAGAACTCTATAAGCCGATTTTCAGTTTGTATTGGTAGGTGAGCAACTCCTATGAAAGTTATCTTTATAGActgtaacaataaaaaattaatcacaATCTGCCTAAAAGAGGTAGAGTTTTGAAGGGTTAATGCCTAGTACAGATAGCAGGTCTGATAGAGCAGCCCTAAAGGCGCAGGAAAAAAAAGCCCCCCAAACTCAAGCCCTCACACCCTGCAGTCCCGTGCAGTGAAAGATGGGGAGTATCAGTTGGTATAATACATGATGAAAAATTAATGCCTTCTTGAAAGATTATAGTTTTTATCACTCTAACTATGAATAAGATCTTAGGAAAAGCTTGGACTTCATAACTGCCAAAATCTAAATCAAAGGGAAACCAAGACTttttgtgagatttttttaacagcaaaatttaagttatttattATACACGTTGTGAAAGGCAGTTGAATGTCTATAAATGTTGACCTTTGGTCTAAACAAGGAAATATTATTTCCTATTcatttatactcttttttttctctttctgtttttttaacttaaaaattttgttcTGTATGGCTTATGTTTTAGGTCCTCCTCTGCCTATCCTTGGAATTGATATGTTTCTTCATAGTTCCTGTTGGTTCCTGtttgaaagagaaagacagattccCCAAAGCAAATCAAGGATAAAATTAATTGTAGCTTAGGGCTTATTTTGGctcatttctctctctatatgttCCTCATAAGAATAATTTATAACTGGTCAAATACTAAGCTGTGCAGTTAGAAAAGTGATGAATGATAACATTATATTTTGTACTATTACTTCAGTGATAACTATACATTTAGTAATCTCTAGCATTTCTTGAAACCtaaactgaatatatttttttcttcctttgtgaaatAAACTAGATGTGATAGCATCTTTATAAACTTTATATAAAGGAATTACTTTATAAACTCCTAAGACTTGATAAACCAAGCATATAATTCAGAAACTTTCTGGCATTATCTGTATTAAATAGCAAGATCTCAGGTTAAACCTGTTTAGCCTATATTAGCTCAACTTGGTATAAACACATGCACAATATATGAATAAAGCAGATCAATCTGAACTAGAAAAAAGTGAATGCACTCTGAATGAATCAGAGTATATTTGAATACACTAAATAAGTGAAAGTAATATGATGTTTATTGATGGCTGGCCtacataaatatttctaaattcacAGATGGTAAGTGCATGAAAATTTAAAGTACAAGTATATTGAAATACATAGAAAGACATCCCTCCTCCtaaaaatactatgaaataaaatatgtggtTTCTTCCTTAGGCATGATAACAAATTCTTTTGTTGAACAGATCATAAATAACAAAATTAGTCAGGTAGAATATGAAAAGTAACTGGCTTAAGATGATggcactttcatttctttttattttgcaagATCTCATTAAAATGATAGTAAAGGAGTAAAGCATTGGGGGGGAAATgcaaaaagaacagaataagAATCATCAatggagaagaaaattttaacaaatttccAGAAGGCAGAAGATGATAGAGTGGTAATATTAGAGGTGTAGGATGAAATAAGATGCAAAAGTGTCTATGCAGAGGAGATAAGTGCTGAGGATGGAGCTGCTCAGCCTTGAAGAAAAGTAAGGGACTTGGGCCCTAAGAAGGTTCAAGATGGCGGTGCATCCTCCCAGAGATTCAGCAAGTCTACAACTACATATGGAATAATTCCCTCAGAAAGGGATCTGAAAACTGGATGAACATAGCCTCCACAACAAAGGGTAAAAGGATTGCATTGATATGgataggagaggcagagaggcctCCTGCCAAGGGAAAAACCACACTGAAGCCATGATAATCTGCAACAGAGAGGGACCACAAAGGAATGGATCTTGTCCCTGAGGATTGAGGGGTAAGAACTCCGTATCAGGCACCTCAATCCCCATATCCTGCACAGTTGAGACAAACCCCCCAAACTGCTGATTTTGAGAACCAGTAGGGAATACGTCTAGGAAAATCGTAGAACTGCAGGTAAGGGAAAACCCATTTTCAAAGGGCCTGCATGCCAACTCACTTGACCTATCCCCCGTGGAAAACACCAGATTGAAAAGTACATGGACCACAGGTGAAGGTGACCTGTTTCCTAATCTTGAAACATCTTCTGTAGAGGTAGAAAGCAGTTGGGATATTGGGGACTGAGACACTGATAGGGGCAATTTTCCCATCACACTGTGCCTTGCTAATGCCAGTGCTGGTGGTTACCATTTTGAAATTCTTCCACTAAGCTGTTAGTGCCAGTGGGTGAGTCCCACTGaggccccccacccacccctgtgcCTTGGCTAGGCCTCACAGCTGGACAAGCAATAGCTCTGCCAGCCACAGTATTTTGCAGCAGCTTTGGTTAGGCTAGGCCCATGGCTATGGACattgaaacagtaatcaaaaagctctcaacaaacaaacaacagctTCACTGGAAAATTCTACAGGAGATTTAATACCTATCCTtgtcaaattcttccaaaaaactgaagaagagagGAATCTTCCAAATGCATTTTACAAAGCTAGCATTGCCCTGATACCAAAGCTGGACGGATAGCACACAGAAAAGATTACAGGCCAGTATCCTAGGTGAACAttgatgcagaaatcctcaatgaaatattagcaaactgaattcagtaaTACATTAGAAGGATCACATGCCACAATTAAGTAGGACTTATTTCAGGAACACAAAGATGGATCTACATCCACagatcaattaatgtgatacatcacattaacaaaatgaagcaTGAAACATACATGATCATTTtattagatgcagaaaaagcttctgacaaaatttaacatccatttatgataaaaactctcaagtgattatagagggaatgtacctccacataataaaggccatatatgacagacCTGCAGCTATAACACCACACTCaatgtgaaaaactgaaaactctaagatcagaaataagacaaggatgcccactcttgccacttttattcagcatagtattggaagtGCTAGCCACAGCAGTTAGGGAGAAAAAGATatgaaaggcatccaaatcagaaagaaagaagtaaaactgtcactgttttcaGATGACATGGTACCATATAGGGTGAATCCTGAAgaagctaccaaaaaaaaaaaaaaaaacaaaaactgttagaactaataaatgaattcagtaaagttgcagaatacaaaatcaataaagAGAAACTTCTGGCATTTTCTTATGCTAATAATGaactattttagaaaaagaaattaagaattgccaaagcattactgaagagaaagaggctggaggaataactctcccagacttcagacaatactatagagctacagtcatcaagacagcatggtattggtaccaaaacagacatatggaccaatggaacagaatagacagcccagaaatgaacccacaaacttttggtcaactcatcttcgacaaaggaggcaagaatatacaatggaataaagacagtctcttcagcaaatggtgttgggaaaactggagggcagcatgtaaaataatgaagctagaacactcccttacaccatatacaaaaatcaactcaaaatggattaaagacttaaacataagacaagatacaataaacctcctagaggaaaacataggcaaaacattatctgacatacatttcaaaaattttctcctagaagaaataaaagcaagaataaacaaatgggacctaatgaaacttacaagcttctgcacagcaaaggaaaccagaagtaaaacaagaagaaaacctacggaatgggagaaaatttttgcaagtgaaaccgacaaaggcttgatctccagaatatataagcagctcatacgactcaataagaaaaaaataaacaacccaatccaaaaatgggcagaagacctaaacaagcaattctccaaggaagacatacaaatgatcaaaaagcacatgaaaaaatgctcaatatcactaattatcagagaaatgcaaatcaaaactacaatgaggtatcacctccgaccagtcagaatggccgtcattcaaaaatccacaaatgacaaatgctggagaggctgtggagaaaggggaaccctcctacactgctggtgggaatgcagtttggtgcagccactatggaaaacagtgtggagattcctcaaaagactaggaatagacgtaccatatgacccaggaatcccactcctgggcttgtatccagaaggaaatctacttcaggatgacacctgcaccccaatgttcatagcagcactatttacaatagccaaaacatggaaacagcctaaatgtccatcaacaggtgactggataaagaagaggtggtatatttatacaatggaatactactcagccataaaaaccgacaacataatgccatttgcagcaacatggatgctcctggagaatgtcattctaagtgaagtaagccagaaagagaaagaaaaataccatatgagatcgctcatatgtggaatctaaaaaacaaaaacaaaaacaaacaagcaaacaaaaacaaagcgtaaatacaggacagaaatagactcagacagagaatacagacttgtggttaccaggggggtggagggtgggaagggatagactgggatttcaaaattgtagaatagataaacaagattacactgtatagcacagggaaatatacacaaaatgttatgataactcacagagaaaaaaatgtgacaatgagtgtgtatatgtccatgaatgactgaaaaattgtgctgaacactggaatttgacacaacattgtaaaatgattataaatcaataagaaatgttaaaaaaatcaagaaagataCCACTTTTACATTTGcatctgaaagaataaaatacctagaaataaacttaaccaaagaaatgaaagatctgtatgctgaaaaccATAAGACactgttgaaataaatttaagaagactcaaatggaaagacatttcattttcatagattggaagaattaatattgttaaaatatctgtattaccaaagcaatctacagattcagtgcagatCTGTATTGAAATTCCAATGgaatatttcatagaactaggacaaataattctaaaatttgtatggaaccaaaaAGATCcccaatagccaaaacaatcttgagagagaataaaaatggaggcatcacactttcaCACTGTACTATAAAACTATTGTAATCAAAACattatggtattggcacaaaacgtatagatcagtggaacagaattgagagctcAGAAGTAAACTCACACATACAGGGACAATTTACAGCAAAGTAGtgaagaacatacaatggaggaaaaaacagtctcttcaataaatggtattgggaaaactggacaactacatgcaggagaatgaaactagaccagtatcttacaccatacacaaaaattaaatgatttgaagatttaaatgtaagacttggAACCATGAAATTCTAGGGAAAATCATAGGTGGTAACCTCATTGATATCAGTCTGACTGTTTTTGTGGATCTGATTCCAAATGCAAGgcaaaccaaagcaaaaataagtgaGACTACATcacactaaaaagcttctgcaaagcATGGAAACCATCAAAAccaaaaggcaacctactgaatggaagaagatatttgcaaattatctatctgataagaggttaatatccaaaacacatgaagaattcatacaactcaacacgtaaagaaaaaacaacctggttaaaaaatgggcaaaggatctgaatagaccattttccaaagaagaaatatagaTGCCTGCTAGGCATATGACAAAACGTTCAgcatcattagttattagggaaatgcacatgAAAGCCACATTGAGGTACCACCTTATATCTCTTTGAATGATTATGAttgaaaaaacaagaaataactaATGTTGGAGAGAATATGGAGATAAGGGAACACTTAACACTGTTGGCGTaagtaaattggtacagccactatggaaaatagtatggcgattcctcaaaaataCAAGAATAGAATGCTCATATGACCCAGCTATTTTACATCTAGCTATTTatccaaagaacatgaaaacactaatttgaaaagatatatgcacttcTAGGTTCATTGCAGTACAATATTCcagtatatgaaaaaaaaattgtccatttatggatgaatggataaagcagatatggtatatatacacagtggaatactgtgtagccataaaaaaaaaatcctgccatttgtgacatcaTGGATAGACCCTGaaggcattatactaagtaaaaaaattcagacagagaaagactatatgatttcactcatgtggaatctaaaaatgaaaacaaatgaacaaacaaaataaaaccaaaacaaactgaTAGATACAGAGATCAGGTAGtgtttaccagaggggaaggggttgAGGGATGGGAGAAATGAGTGAAGGGAGTCAGTGTCAGCTCTATGGTGACAGATAGACTTATGGTGGTATTACTTTGTAGTATATAGAGATGTTGAATTATAATGCCGTACACCTGGAACTGgtataacaaaaatttaaaaaaagacaaggaattgAGAAACATAGGTTTAAAGGATTTTACACGTGGAATAGGGCCCTGAAAACAGGAACACCATTTAACTGCTTAAGAGCAATTAATCCTTCGTTCATCCTTGATACAGAACCCCAGAAAGTAGTTAAAAAATCTACAGAACTGTGTTAATCACCTGACAAGACTTAGGGCAAGGGcaacagatgaagagactggAGCTTCAGAACAAAGGCTTTTGGATTCTGACATTGGTAGTCTCCTTGCCCACTCACCATGGAATGAAATGTCACTtcctacacaaacacacacagtttCCAAGCAGATTTATTATTCAAATCTTTGAAAATCAGTTGATAACCAAGGATTAAAGTATATTTTCTAAAAGCTTAGAATAAGAATGACCAAAATAAATGTGCAGAAAAACCAGACTACCATAAACAGATAATtcagaaagcagaagaaattcCAGTGTCTTTAAAGAGACTTGTATATTGTAGACTGTgtactatgaaaagaaaaaagagctactggaaattaaaaaaatatgatttcatttcaaaataagttagAAGATAACAAGAGCTATCcccaaaatttaaagaaaaagataaaatttaaaataagaaaatatatggatACATATAGGATCAATCCAGATGCTCCAACATCTGAAAAGCAAGTTTCTagaatgagaggagagagaaaaagtagagaaaattttcaaagaaattaaacGGAGTATTTCCCCAATTGCAAAACCTTAATATTAGAATAAAAGCCTACaccataataaatgaaaaaagatttactcctaaaaattactgtaaaatttagaagatactgaataaagcaaagaaattgaatcttttcagagaaaatgtgtgacctgatcacatgcaaacaaataagAATTAGACTGGCTCTGGACTTTTCATCAATACTGGATGATTGAAGATAGTAGTCAGTGCCTTtgtatttaagaagaaaaatcagagaaagatgGAGTAAGGGTATTTTCTGACATGCAAACTTTCCAAAGTTCACCTACAATGCACTCTTTCTTAAAAGTTACTTGAGGTTATATTGCAGCAAAATAAGCAAGTAAGCCAAGACAGGACAAGGCATGAAATCAGGACAATAATGATTTCTTATTTCACAATAACAGCTGTGCAGTAGGCCTTCAGAGCCGTTAATGCAGAGTGGACGGAGTCTCCCGAAGGGAGGTGTCAGAAATAGGAGAAATTATCTACAGAAATACTGTATGAGAccttctaggggaaaaaaaaaacaacaaactgggTGTGGTGAAGGCATTTATTGAGGTACATGAAAGGAGAATTTAGTTGAAATTAACTCTAGTAATATTCCACTTTAGATAGCACTGATGTGTCACTGGAATTAGACACTGATGTTCACCACTTAGCTCCCAAAGAACAGCATAAGCATTGTGATAGTATTGTAAATACTTAGGTTTAACTTGTAGAATCAGCCCATGAACTGATTCTATAAGTTAAACAGAATACTTAAAGGATATTTCATCTGTTCTGTAATTATAGAAAAGACAAAGCGTTTACAACCATGATAACAGGAGAATAGGTAAAGTTCgcactgtgagaaaattaaaaattggaagaagaaatggaagatagAAGTGTAGCTTCTttgagtttaaaaatttaaaaatatgatgtcAGGAGAGTTTTCCTAGAgttgatgaaaaataatatttaagtatAAGTCTTGAATTTGCAGACTTGATAAGAATTGTACTGTGAATAGTTATAGAAGCATACTATGGAAAGACAACAAAGAAGTGGTTTTAGTTAGGTGATCTAAGTCCTCTCTTTGCAGAATGGAAAATCAGTAAATAAGTCCAAAATTGATAACTCCCCCCAAAGTGGAAAAAACGTATTAACCACCAGAAGCCCTACATTTAACTCCCTGTAGCCCTAAAATTAAGCATAAATGTGATTACCTCTGGAGAGCTGAGCTGGAGGAGAGtgttactttttattataaatcatttttattctcagCATATAATTTTCTAGCCATGCACTTacaatatttaattataattttaaaaattagaatagctGAAAAAAGCAggcatgaaatttaaaaagcaaaaatcacattTCTGTACTGCTTATTGAAAAATCATTTCCAGGTTTTTATTTGCCGTTCTTTCTTGCAGGTCTAGGAAGTAGGTGGAAATGGAGGATGTAAATAGTCTCCAGAATTGGAAGCTGTGAAAAGctattctgctttttaatttggtttcagTCCTGTAAGGACTAGATTGAAATTGTGTTCTTTAAACTATCAGCTTTATCTTACAATTGGCATGTCAATCTCTCTTTAACTCTTAACCTTAAAAGAATTAGGATCTATCCTAATTCTGAATTGCgacatttttttcagttacttCATATAGATATTAAGAAAAGCCAATAAGTGATTACATTGGTTAGTACACGTATAGGAGCTCT harbors:
- the OLFM3 gene encoding noelin-3 isoform X1; the encoded protein is MSPPLLKLGAVLSTMAMISNWMSQTLPSLVGLNTTRLSTPDTLTQISPKEGWQVYSSAQDPDGRCICTVVAPEQNLCSRDAKSRQLRQLLEKVQNMSQSIEVLNLRTQRDFQYVLKMETQMKGLKAKFRQIEDDRKTLMTKHFQELKEKMDELLPLIPVLEQYKTDAKLITQFKEEIRNLSAVLTGIQEEIGAYDYEELHQRVLSLETRLRDCMKKLTCGKLMKITGPITVKTSGTRFGAWMTDPLASEKNNRVWYMDSYTNNKIVREYKSIADFVSGAESRTYNLPFKWAGTNHVVYNGSLYFNKYQSNIIIKYSFDMGRVLAQRSLEYAGFHNVYPYTWGGFSDIDLMADEIGLWAVYATNQNAGNIVISQLNQDTLEVMKSWSTGYPKRSAGESFMICGTLYVTNSHLTGAKVYYSYSTKTSTYEYTDIPFHNQYFHISMLDYNARDRALYAWNNGHQVLFNVTLFHIIKTEDDT
- the OLFM3 gene encoding noelin-3 isoform X3 — encoded protein: MSQSIEVLNLRTQRDFQYVLKMETQMKGLKAKFRQIEDDRKTLMTKHFQELKEKMDELLPLIPVLEQYKTDAKLITQFKEEIRNLSAVLTGIQEEIGAYDYEELHQRVLSLETRLRDCMKKLTCGKLMKITGPITVKTSGTRFGAWMTDPLASEKNNRVWYMDSYTNNKIVREYKSIADFVSGAESRTYNLPFKWAGTNHVVYNGSLYFNKYQSNIIIKYSFDMGRVLAQRSLEYAGFHNVYPYTWGGFSDIDLMADEIGLWAVYATNQNAGNIVISQLNQDTLEVMKSWSTGYPKRSAGESFMICGTLYVTNSHLTGAKVYYSYSTKTSTYEYTDIPFHNQYFHISMLDYNARDRALYAWNNGHQVLFNVTLFHIIKTEDDT
- the OLFM3 gene encoding noelin-3 isoform X2 encodes the protein MQATSSLLNLLLLSLLAGLDPSKTQISPKEGWQVYSSAQDPDGRCICTVVAPEQNLCSRDAKSRQLRQLLEKVQNMSQSIEVLNLRTQRDFQYVLKMETQMKGLKAKFRQIEDDRKTLMTKHFQELKEKMDELLPLIPVLEQYKTDAKLITQFKEEIRNLSAVLTGIQEEIGAYDYEELHQRVLSLETRLRDCMKKLTCGKLMKITGPITVKTSGTRFGAWMTDPLASEKNNRVWYMDSYTNNKIVREYKSIADFVSGAESRTYNLPFKWAGTNHVVYNGSLYFNKYQSNIIIKYSFDMGRVLAQRSLEYAGFHNVYPYTWGGFSDIDLMADEIGLWAVYATNQNAGNIVISQLNQDTLEVMKSWSTGYPKRSAGESFMICGTLYVTNSHLTGAKVYYSYSTKTSTYEYTDIPFHNQYFHISMLDYNARDRALYAWNNGHQVLFNVTLFHIIKTEDDT